Proteins from a single region of Apostichopus japonicus isolate 1M-3 chromosome 21, ASM3797524v1, whole genome shotgun sequence:
- the LOC139962762 gene encoding uncharacterized protein yields MESPVEEPERSFEPDILHPELLSKEKILKLLRDRQVKVDNEDGAEMSFLVDLFRRTLMPLPQRVPRNNRRGTRTKALIKRLDAQKPRLEEKAVEYQNPKRTAPPKKGLLISSDLNLTPGSRLKPPPIVINKKRTLLKLGLSPNGNKAGDNKITNTRTGLTKVQLASSSSQGLKDDKTKTDIQNSQDSAKPGRTKITFSDSSPAAKKRVSPETQKGGLLISLKNAKVISSPKKSGSVTPESNKPNRSYITLNEDTNSKPKSSESGSSKRSISTVGMDAVRKALGTSTEGKRKKIEKKEKPALKRSAVGSAIENPNVSDKKKRKITWP; encoded by the exons atggaATCCCCCGTGGAGGAACCCGAACGTTCTTTTGAGCCTGATATTTTACACCCTGAATTATTAAGCAAGGAAAAGATATTAAAATTGTTAAGAGAT AGACAAGTCAAAGTTGACAATGAAGATGGAGCTGAAATGAGCTTTCTGGTGGATCTATTTCGACGGACATTGATGCCTCTCCCACAGAGGGTTCCCAGGAACAACCGAAGAGGAACGAGAACAAAAGCTTTGATAAAGAGACTAGATGCACAAAAGCCAAGACTAGAAGAGAAGGCTGTAGAGTATCAAAACCCAAAAAG AACCGCCCCACCAAAGAAAGGATTACTCATCTCGTCCGACCTTAATCTAACCCCTGGGAGCAGACTTAAACCCCCTCCCATTGttataaacaagaaaagaacacTCCTCAAATTGGGCTTATCTCCAAATGGAAACAAGGCAGGAGATAATAAAATTACTAATACAAGAACAGGTTTAACAAAAGTCCAGTTGGCTTCTTCATCATCTCAAGGATTAAAAGACGATAAAACGAAAACTGATATTCAGAATTCTCAGGACTCTGCAAAACCTGGCAGGACTAAAATTACCTTCTCAGATTCTTCTCCAGCCGCAAAAAAACGGGTCAGTCCAGAGACACAAAAGGGTGGTTTGTTAATATCGTTGAAAAATGCCAAAGTTATTTCATCTCCTAAGAAAAGTGGTTCGGTAACTCCTGAATCTAATAAGCCAAACAGAAGCTACATTACTCTTAATGAGGACACAAATTCTAAGCCCAAGTCATCTGAGTCGGGATCGTCAAAAAGATCAATATCCACAGTGGGAATGGATGCCGTCAGAAAGGCTCTGGGAACTTCTACTGAAGGGAAGAGGAAAAAgatagaaaagaaagaaaaacctgCTCTGAAGAGGAGTGCTGTTGGTTCAGCAATAGAG aaCCCAAATGTTTCTGacaagaaaaagagaaagataaCATGGCCCTGA